One genomic segment of Desulfomicrobium sp. ZS1 includes these proteins:
- the queC gene encoding 7-cyano-7-deazaguanine synthase QueC, which yields MMDAVIVLSGGMDSAVLLAHELSKGQRVAALSFDYGSKHNHRELPMAREICLRLSVAHKVVGLPFINELFASSLLQSGMAIPEGAYDADSMKSTVVPFRNGILIAIAVGYAESIGAARVLIGSHSGDHHIYPDCRPEFNAAMDRAARLGTDDAVRVDFPFAAKDKREIGDLGRALGVDFARTWTCYKGGERHCGVCGACDERKFALRHDQGLDPTLYLK from the coding sequence ATGATGGATGCTGTTATCGTTCTCTCCGGCGGCATGGATTCCGCCGTGCTTCTGGCTCATGAGCTTTCCAAAGGGCAACGCGTCGCGGCGCTGAGCTTCGACTACGGTTCCAAGCACAATCATCGCGAACTCCCCATGGCTCGCGAAATCTGCCTGCGCCTGAGCGTGGCGCACAAGGTGGTCGGGCTGCCGTTCATCAATGAACTGTTTGCTTCGTCCCTGCTCCAATCGGGCATGGCCATCCCGGAGGGCGCCTACGATGCGGACTCGATGAAGAGCACCGTGGTCCCGTTCCGCAACGGCATCCTCATCGCCATCGCCGTAGGTTACGCCGAATCCATCGGGGCGGCGCGGGTGCTCATCGGCTCGCATTCCGGAGATCACCATATCTACCCGGACTGCCGCCCCGAATTCAACGCAGCCATGGACAGGGCGGCCAGACTCGGCACCGACGACGCGGTGCGGGTGGACTTCCCTTTCGCCGCCAAGGACAAGCGCGAAATCGGAGATCTCGGTCGTGCCCTGGGCGTCGATTTCGCCCGCACCTGGACCTGCTACAAGGGTGGAGAACGGCATTGCGGAGTCTGCGGCGCCTGCGACGAACGCAAATTCGCCCTGCGCCACGACCAGGGGCTCGACCCGACGCTGTACCTGAAATAA
- a CDS encoding 7-carboxy-7-deazaguanine synthase QueE — translation MLEVTEIFASLQGEGPFAGRPAVFVRLAGCVPPFCDWCDTPQALGSGRRMSVKEVEDEIARHPQALVVITGGEPFLQWNTGLDRLAHALGASSRRVQYETSGKAGIPAGHGGFVVCSPKPLHAPVLDPDAVARVNAFKFVIEEDITPVLAAVSAHGIDPAKVWLMPLGAVRQEQIGRMPPVWELCVRHGFNFSPRLHILTFNDKKGV, via the coding sequence ATGCTTGAAGTGACCGAAATATTCGCCTCGCTGCAAGGCGAAGGACCTTTTGCCGGCAGGCCTGCGGTCTTTGTCCGCCTCGCCGGCTGCGTGCCGCCCTTCTGCGACTGGTGCGACACCCCGCAAGCCCTCGGCAGCGGCCGCCGCATGAGCGTAAAGGAAGTCGAAGACGAAATTGCCCGACACCCGCAGGCTCTGGTGGTCATCACCGGCGGGGAGCCTTTTCTGCAATGGAACACGGGACTTGACCGCTTGGCCCACGCGTTGGGCGCTTCCAGCCGTAGAGTGCAGTACGAAACCAGCGGCAAGGCGGGCATCCCTGCGGGCCATGGCGGCTTTGTGGTCTGCTCGCCGAAACCACTCCACGCGCCGGTGCTTGATCCGGATGCTGTTGCGAGAGTGAACGCCTTCAAGTTTGTGATTGAAGAGGACATCACCCCAGTGCTCGCCGCAGTCAGCGCCCACGGAATCGATCCGGCCAAGGTCTGGCTCATGCCTCTTGGCGCCGTCAGACAGGAGCAGATAGGGCGCATGCCCCCTGTCTGGGAACTGTGCGTTCGCCACGGCTTCAACTTTTCTCCCCGCCTGCATATTCTGACTTTCAACGACAAGAAAGGTGTATGA
- a CDS encoding 6-carboxytetrahydropterin synthase, with protein sequence MLTITKEFSFHAAHRLHLRDRSDAENLSIYGDCARLHGHTYRLQVCLAGRPDETGMILHFGELKNIVQREVLSRYDHADLNDLREYHDLPATAENMAEHIFTTLDRALVSDRFRLQQVTVFETPAAWATRSRSGGEHA encoded by the coding sequence ATGCTCACTATCACCAAAGAATTCTCCTTCCATGCGGCTCACCGGCTGCATCTTCGCGACCGCTCCGACGCGGAAAACCTAAGCATCTACGGCGACTGCGCCCGCCTTCACGGTCATACCTACCGTTTACAGGTCTGTCTCGCCGGACGGCCCGATGAAACGGGCATGATCCTGCACTTCGGAGAACTTAAAAACATTGTCCAGCGCGAGGTCCTGAGCCGCTACGATCATGCCGACCTAAACGATCTTCGTGAATATCACGATCTTCCGGCCACGGCCGAGAATATGGCCGAGCACATCTTCACGACCCTTGACCGTGCCCTGGTTTCCGACCGTTTCAGGCTCCAGCAAGTCACGGTGTTCGAAACCCCGGCAGCCTGGGCGACCCGGTCCCGATCCGGGGGCGAACATGCTTGA
- a CDS encoding rhodanese-like domain-containing protein, giving the protein MGNSGSYTFLVLFFGIFFFASGIASAGEHLLHPLEAQKLIEANKDNPKFLIIDLRSKNEFDDGHIEGAKLVHYYDTKFKRIISQLDRDSKIFLYCQKGRQSPLALRAMEKLRFLDMYILEGGFDEWVNAGLPTVYTSF; this is encoded by the coding sequence ATGGGAAATTCAGGAAGTTATACGTTTCTTGTTCTTTTTTTCGGGATATTCTTCTTTGCTTCAGGCATTGCTTCCGCAGGCGAGCATTTGCTGCATCCGCTGGAAGCGCAAAAACTGATTGAAGCGAACAAGGATAATCCAAAATTCCTCATTATTGATTTACGGTCGAAAAATGAATTTGATGATGGTCATATCGAAGGCGCAAAGCTGGTTCATTATTATGATACGAAATTTAAAAGAATTATCTCTCAATTGGATAGAGATTCAAAAATTTTTCTTTATTGTCAAAAGGGCAGGCAAAGTCCGCTTGCTTTGAGGGCCATGGAGAAGCTGAGATTTTTAGATATGTATATTTTGGAAGGCGGATTTGACGAATGGGTCAATGCGGGGCTACCGACAGTGTATACTTCTTTTTGA
- a CDS encoding RluA family pseudouridine synthase: MHADSFSSTFTVEEAASACDTLARLTGLPKARIKDCMAKGGVWWSRPGRSTSRLRRASAEVKPGERLEINYDPALLALVPAQPELIAKAKHYSVWNKPAAVLSQGTRFADHCTLPRLAQAKLGSRNELHPVHRLDREARGIMLLAHDGKAAAKLGELFRQGAVIKEYAAIVRGIPDWTDIEVNEPLDGKEARSRFHVVQSDPASDMTLLLARIDTGRKHQIRRHLYGLGHPVMGDPRYGRGTKQVQELQLVARSLAFTCPFTNAPKQWAVPDLPFPLTFSD, from the coding sequence ATGCACGCCGACTCATTTTCCAGCACCTTCACTGTGGAAGAAGCCGCATCCGCCTGCGACACCCTGGCACGCCTGACCGGGCTGCCCAAAGCCCGCATCAAGGACTGCATGGCCAAGGGCGGCGTGTGGTGGTCCCGCCCCGGACGCTCGACGTCCCGGCTGCGGCGGGCCTCCGCAGAAGTAAAACCCGGCGAGCGCCTGGAGATCAATTACGATCCCGCCCTGCTGGCCCTGGTTCCGGCCCAGCCGGAACTCATTGCCAAGGCCAAGCACTATTCCGTCTGGAACAAGCCTGCCGCAGTCCTATCCCAAGGCACGCGTTTCGCGGACCACTGCACCCTGCCCCGTCTGGCCCAGGCCAAGCTCGGCTCCAGAAACGAGCTGCACCCGGTCCACCGCCTGGACCGCGAAGCACGCGGGATCATGCTCCTGGCCCACGACGGCAAGGCAGCCGCCAAACTGGGGGAACTTTTTCGTCAGGGCGCGGTGATCAAGGAATATGCGGCCATCGTGCGCGGCATTCCGGACTGGACCGACATCGAGGTTAACGAACCCCTGGACGGCAAAGAGGCGCGTTCGCGATTTCATGTAGTCCAGAGCGACCCCGCCTCCGACATGACCCTGCTCCTCGCCCGCATCGACACGGGCCGCAAACACCAGATCCGCCGCCACCTGTACGGCCTGGGACATCCCGTCATGGGCGACCCGCGCTACGGTCGCGGCACCAAGCAGGTGCAGGAACTGCAGCTTGTGGCCAGAAGCCTGGCTTTCACCTGCCCGTTCACGAACGCGCCCAAGCAATGGGCCGTGCCGGATCTTCCTTTCCCCCTGACGTTTTCTGACTGA
- a CDS encoding cupin domain-containing protein, which produces MITKNEDTAWHELIPGISVSTLVHGEKTLMARFELKEHSFLPVHSHMHEQTGYLISGRMTMTIGTQEHHFGPGDSWCIAPGVEHGAVIHETCLAIEVFSPVRKDYLPYLPTGKTY; this is translated from the coding sequence ATGATCACTAAGAACGAAGATACCGCTTGGCACGAACTCATCCCGGGCATCAGTGTCAGCACCCTGGTCCATGGAGAGAAGACCCTCATGGCCCGTTTCGAACTCAAAGAACACTCATTTCTCCCAGTCCATTCGCACATGCACGAACAGACAGGATATCTGATCTCAGGGCGGATGACCATGACCATAGGCACGCAGGAGCACCATTTCGGCCCAGGCGACAGCTGGTGCATCGCCCCGGGAGTCGAGCACGGCGCGGTCATCCACGAAACCTGTCTGGCCATCGAGGTATTCTCCCCCGTGCGGAAGGATTACCTGCCCTATCTACCGACGGGAAAAACATACTGA
- the trpB gene encoding tryptophan synthase subunit beta, with translation MTMPTADGFFGTYGGQFVPEPIKDILNELAEAFERYRNDPDFIKEYEYYQKQFTGRPNPLYFCANLTSRCGGAKIYLKREDLNHLGAHKVNNTIGQILLAKRMGKKKIIAETGAGQHGVATAATAALMGMECTIHMGAVDVERQKLNVFRMQMMGAKVVPAESGQKTLKEAVDEALMSWVQDAGNTYYLLGSAVGPHPYPIMVREFQSIIGREAKAQILEAEGRLPDYCIACVGGGSNAMGLFSEFIPHQEVRLVGVEPAGRGLGYGEHAATLCLGEPGVMHGFNSYMLKDEKGEPAEVYSISAGLDYPSVGPEHAHLKDLGRAEYVHASDKEALDAFFLLSRTEGIIPALESSHALAHALRIAPTLSADTIIIVNLSGRGDKDVDQIERMVESGEIVPPVL, from the coding sequence ATGACCATGCCCACAGCCGACGGTTTTTTTGGCACCTACGGTGGACAGTTCGTCCCCGAACCGATCAAGGACATTCTGAACGAATTGGCCGAGGCCTTTGAGCGCTACCGCAATGATCCGGATTTCATCAAGGAATACGAATATTACCAGAAGCAGTTCACCGGCCGTCCCAATCCGCTCTACTTTTGCGCCAACCTGACCAGCCGTTGCGGCGGGGCCAAGATCTATCTCAAACGCGAGGATCTGAACCATCTGGGCGCCCATAAGGTCAACAACACCATTGGTCAGATTCTGCTGGCAAAACGTATGGGCAAAAAGAAGATCATCGCCGAGACCGGCGCAGGGCAGCACGGCGTGGCCACTGCGGCCACCGCCGCGCTCATGGGCATGGAATGCACCATCCACATGGGCGCGGTGGATGTGGAGCGCCAGAAGCTCAACGTCTTTCGCATGCAGATGATGGGGGCCAAGGTCGTGCCCGCCGAGAGCGGCCAGAAGACCCTGAAGGAGGCCGTGGACGAGGCGCTCATGTCCTGGGTTCAGGATGCGGGGAATACTTACTATCTGCTCGGTTCCGCCGTGGGTCCGCATCCATATCCGATCATGGTGCGTGAATTCCAGTCCATCATCGGCCGGGAGGCCAAGGCTCAGATCCTGGAGGCCGAAGGGCGCCTGCCCGATTACTGCATCGCCTGCGTGGGCGGCGGTTCCAACGCCATGGGACTTTTTTCCGAGTTCATCCCGCACCAGGAAGTGCGGCTTGTCGGCGTGGAACCCGCAGGCCGGGGACTGGGCTACGGGGAGCACGCGGCTACGTTGTGTCTGGGCGAACCGGGGGTCATGCACGGCTTCAATTCATACATGCTCAAAGACGAAAAGGGCGAGCCCGCCGAGGTCTATTCCATCTCCGCCGGGCTCGATTACCCCAGCGTCGGTCCCGAACACGCCCACCTGAAGGACCTGGGCCGCGCCGAATACGTGCACGCCAGCGACAAGGAAGCTCTGGACGCCTTTTTCCTGCTTTCACGCACCGAAGGCATCATCCCGGCCCTGGAATCATCCCACGCCCTGGCCCATGCCCTGCGCATCGCACCGACGCTTTCCGCGGACACGATCATCATTGTCAACCTGTCGGGACGCGGCGACAAGGATGTGGATCAGATCGAGCGCATGGTCGAAAGCGGCGAAATCGTGCCTCCGGTCCTTTAG
- a CDS encoding metal-dependent hydrolase, which translates to MNTLTWHGHSAFAITSNQKTILVDPWFDGNPSAKAAAANIEADLILVTHDHDDHVGQALDICKRTGATLGCIVELAAKLKAKGLPDSQILNGIGFNIGGTVTHEGISVTMTQAHHSCASGVPVGFIIRLEDGYTVYHAGDTGVFSSMALWGKLYKIDLALLPIGGVFTMDPAQAALAAMMLRCKKVLPMHWGTFPALEQNVDAFRKELDKLGLADTLTQAEVGVPMGLVG; encoded by the coding sequence ATGAACACACTGACCTGGCACGGCCACTCGGCCTTCGCCATCACATCCAATCAAAAAACCATTCTCGTCGATCCCTGGTTCGACGGCAATCCTTCAGCCAAGGCCGCGGCGGCGAACATCGAGGCCGACCTGATCCTGGTCACCCACGATCACGACGATCATGTGGGCCAGGCGCTGGATATCTGCAAACGCACCGGCGCGACCCTGGGCTGCATCGTGGAACTGGCCGCCAAGCTCAAGGCCAAGGGGCTGCCGGACAGCCAGATATTAAACGGCATCGGCTTCAACATCGGCGGCACGGTGACCCATGAGGGCATCAGCGTGACCATGACCCAGGCCCACCACTCCTGCGCGTCGGGCGTGCCCGTGGGCTTCATCATCCGTCTGGAGGACGGCTACACGGTCTACCACGCCGGGGACACGGGAGTCTTCTCGTCCATGGCCCTGTGGGGCAAGCTCTACAAGATCGACCTGGCCCTTCTGCCCATCGGCGGCGTGTTCACCATGGACCCGGCCCAGGCTGCCTTGGCGGCCATGATGCTCAGGTGCAAGAAGGTTTTGCCCATGCACTGGGGCACTTTCCCGGCCCTGGAACAGAACGTCGATGCTTTCAGAAAGGAACTGGACAAACTCGGTCTGGCCGATACCCTGACCCAGGCCGAAGTCGGCGTGCCCATGGGGCTGGTGGGCTGA
- a CDS encoding ATP-binding protein: protein MSIRQKSSAHDRESELRACRKELRELKSRLDERGLALNLQHEDAAGLTQLVAELDRAKQQAESASRMKSQFLANFSHEIRTPMNAIIGMTDVVLNTKVTPEQHRALTIVKNASESLLNLINGVLDLSKIEAGQFALEVRPFDLRAEVERTVSTLGLTAAEKGLELICRLPPDMPRQMQGDPIRLRQVLMNLLGNALKFTPSGHVCCSCHVEAKEDGDCVVRFRIEDTGIGIPADKLGTIFEDFTQVDSSSTRVYGGTGLGLSISRKLVQLMGGDILVQSTPGQGSTFDFHARMDQVSAPDTAHAQIFDHAATVLVVANNPLIRTHVRELLAFWGLDTEDADCMECMGHDGKNVDLAIMDTDFGDFACMELMLSGGALHELPSIVLTQLGDTSITSGAGQVKAVLTKPLLQDELLRALAQVFGLRLHLPDNQPTERSLPRLRPLEILLVDDVSTNRELAGLLLGKMGHTVHEASDGLDVLTMISRRAYDLVFMDLQMPVMDGFTATGIIRACEQGLPAPTDMDDSFLIRAVREKVHGTYTPIVAMTAHALLEDKERCLGIGMDGYLTKPLRLEEVHAMLSRFSDTLDSPPAPEKIEALSKPPSDPIPTFPGQQAAPASGATGGYVERMLAALSAQYELDREEAMPLIHSLAETLTTHEQGLKDCLEAAAADKLMHHAHGIKGVLLNMGLTEEGLAAKKVEESARAGASPENLRQEAESLLLTTGDILEELHIALAGEHT, encoded by the coding sequence ATGAGCATTCGCCAAAAATCCAGCGCACACGATCGTGAATCTGAACTCCGCGCGTGCCGAAAAGAGCTTCGTGAACTCAAAAGCCGTCTTGATGAACGAGGCCTTGCCCTGAACCTTCAGCACGAAGACGCGGCCGGACTGACGCAACTGGTCGCGGAACTGGACAGGGCCAAGCAGCAGGCCGAGTCCGCAAGCCGGATGAAATCGCAATTTCTGGCCAACTTCAGCCATGAAATCCGCACCCCCATGAACGCCATCATCGGCATGACCGACGTCGTCTTGAACACAAAGGTCACGCCGGAACAGCACCGCGCCCTGACCATCGTCAAGAACGCCTCCGAGTCCCTGCTCAATCTCATCAACGGGGTCCTTGATCTTTCCAAAATCGAGGCTGGACAGTTCGCGCTGGAAGTACGACCCTTCGACCTGCGCGCCGAGGTCGAGAGGACCGTCAGCACCCTCGGGCTCACGGCCGCCGAAAAAGGGCTGGAACTGATCTGTCGTCTGCCTCCGGACATGCCCCGGCAAATGCAGGGCGACCCCATCCGCCTGCGCCAGGTACTCATGAACCTGCTTGGCAATGCGCTCAAGTTCACTCCCTCCGGCCATGTCTGCTGTTCCTGCCATGTGGAGGCAAAAGAGGACGGCGACTGCGTGGTCCGCTTCCGCATCGAGGACACCGGCATCGGCATTCCCGCAGACAAGCTCGGGACCATCTTCGAGGACTTCACCCAGGTCGACAGCTCATCCACCCGCGTTTACGGCGGAACGGGCCTTGGGCTTTCCATCTCGCGCAAGCTGGTGCAACTCATGGGCGGCGACATCTTAGTCCAGAGCACTCCCGGACAAGGCAGCACTTTTGACTTTCACGCACGTATGGATCAAGTTTCAGCACCGGACACGGCCCATGCCCAGATCTTCGACCACGCGGCCACGGTACTGGTCGTGGCCAACAACCCCCTGATCCGGACCCACGTCAGGGAGCTGCTCGCCTTCTGGGGCCTCGACACAGAGGACGCGGACTGCATGGAATGCATGGGCCATGACGGCAAAAACGTCGACCTTGCGATCATGGATACGGATTTCGGCGATTTTGCCTGCATGGAACTCATGCTTTCGGGCGGAGCCCTGCATGAGCTCCCGAGCATCGTGCTGACCCAGCTTGGCGACACGTCGATCACTTCCGGCGCGGGACAGGTCAAGGCCGTGCTGACCAAACCCCTGCTCCAGGACGAATTGCTGCGCGCCCTGGCCCAGGTTTTCGGCCTGCGTCTGCACCTGCCGGACAATCAACCCACGGAGCGAAGTCTGCCCCGGCTGCGCCCGCTTGAAATCCTGCTGGTCGACGACGTGTCCACCAACAGGGAGCTGGCCGGACTGCTGCTCGGCAAGATGGGACACACGGTGCACGAGGCCAGCGACGGCCTGGACGTGCTGACCATGATCAGCAGACGCGCCTACGACCTCGTTTTCATGGACCTGCAAATGCCGGTCATGGACGGATTCACGGCCACGGGCATCATCCGTGCCTGCGAACAGGGCCTGCCCGCACCCACGGACATGGATGACAGTTTTCTGATCAGGGCCGTACGCGAAAAGGTACACGGCACCTACACACCCATAGTGGCCATGACCGCCCACGCCCTGCTCGAAGACAAGGAGCGCTGTCTGGGCATCGGCATGGACGGCTACCTGACCAAGCCCTTGCGTCTGGAGGAAGTGCACGCGATGCTGAGCCGCTTCAGCGACACCCTCGACTCTCCCCCCGCGCCGGAGAAAATCGAAGCCCTGTCCAAACCGCCATCAGATCCGATCCCGACGTTTCCCGGACAGCAGGCGGCACCGGCGTCCGGCGCAACCGGAGGCTACGTCGAACGCATGCTGGCCGCGCTGAGCGCCCAGTACGAACTTGACCGCGAAGAAGCCATGCCGCTCATCCACAGCTTGGCCGAGACCCTGACCACGCACGAACAGGGCCTCAAAGATTGCCTGGAAGCCGCCGCAGCGGACAAACTCATGCACCATGCCCACGGCATAAAAGGCGTGCTACTGAATATGGGCTTGACCGAGGAAGGCCTCGCGGCCAAAAAAGTGGAGGAATCGGCCCGCGCTGGCGCGAGCCCCGAAAACCTGCGTCAGGAGGCCGAAAGCCTGCTGCTGACAACAGGCGACATTCTCGAAGAACTGCACATCGCCCTTGCGGGCGAACACACTTGA
- a CDS encoding AMIN domain-containing protein, whose translation MKRSIRFFCLICILFVSCPLGHLFAAEHSVSVHRVVAGDSIRQLLLKYGCITSMGEYAKIRDVFARLNPGISHSALLAPGGDVSVPVFVKNSGTTCLSFGEQRIVRVEFETLASAERVRIYLDGPVLPDVFTLKTALPVRLVCDFDGALPMADLPREILCQGRMVQKIRVGHEDKPFKRARIVLDVVEPLIGRIEQEFFEQESLFTITVFEESPK comes from the coding sequence ATGAAGAGATCAATCCGTTTTTTCTGTCTGATATGTATTCTTTTCGTATCCTGTCCACTGGGGCATCTTTTTGCCGCAGAGCATTCGGTGAGTGTCCACCGTGTCGTCGCAGGGGATAGCATCCGCCAGCTTTTGCTGAAATACGGCTGCATCACCTCCATGGGCGAGTACGCGAAGATCCGGGATGTTTTTGCGAGGCTCAATCCCGGAATTTCTCATTCCGCGCTCCTGGCTCCGGGAGGCGATGTCTCCGTGCCCGTGTTCGTGAAAAATTCGGGCACGACCTGTCTCTCTTTCGGGGAACAGCGCATCGTGCGCGTGGAATTCGAGACCCTGGCCTCTGCCGAGCGGGTGCGCATCTATCTGGATGGTCCCGTGCTGCCCGACGTTTTCACGTTGAAGACAGCCCTTCCGGTCCGGCTGGTGTGCGACTTCGATGGCGCCCTGCCCATGGCCGACCTGCCCAGAGAAATTCTCTGTCAGGGGCGCATGGTGCAGAAAATCAGAGTCGGGCACGAAGACAAACCGTTCAAGCGCGCCAGAATCGTGCTCGATGTCGTTGAACCCCTGATCGGTCGCATCGAGCAGGAATTTTTTGAACAGGAAAGCCTTTTTACGATAACGGTTTTTGAAGAGTCTCCTAAATGA
- a CDS encoding precorrin-8X methylmutase: protein MYVSVPPLEIESRSLAIIDAEVPEPRPFTGDQWVVARRMIHTTADFDLLSHIRFHPDAIEAGKNALLAGADIVTDTRMALSGIPVRRLEPLGCRVRCLIDDPAVAKRAKSEGVTRAWAAVDEAMAHGGADIFVIGNAPTALYRLLDWMERGARPPKLIVGMPVGFVNAAESKDLLLAQDAIPYITIAGRKGGSSLAACVINALLKLAREKSGV, encoded by the coding sequence ATGTACGTCTCTGTCCCTCCCTTGGAGATAGAATCCCGCTCCCTGGCCATTATCGACGCAGAGGTCCCGGAACCTCGGCCTTTTACAGGGGACCAGTGGGTTGTCGCCCGTCGTATGATTCACACCACTGCGGATTTCGATCTGCTCTCGCACATCCGCTTTCACCCTGACGCCATTGAGGCCGGCAAAAACGCATTACTGGCCGGAGCCGACATCGTGACCGACACCCGCATGGCCCTGTCCGGCATTCCGGTCCGGCGGCTTGAGCCGCTTGGGTGTCGCGTGCGATGCCTGATCGATGATCCCGCCGTGGCCAAAAGGGCTAAAAGCGAAGGCGTGACCCGCGCCTGGGCCGCAGTGGACGAAGCCATGGCGCATGGCGGGGCGGACATCTTTGTCATCGGCAATGCGCCAACGGCCCTCTATCGCCTCCTGGACTGGATGGAGCGCGGAGCCCGTCCGCCCAAACTCATCGTCGGCATGCCTGTCGGTTTTGTGAATGCGGCGGAATCCAAGGACCTGCTCCTGGCCCAGGACGCCATCCCCTACATCACCATCGCCGGGCGCAAGGGCGGCTCAAGCCTGGCGGCCTGCGTGATCAACGCCCTGCTCAAACTGGCGCGGGAGAAGTCGGGCGTCTGA
- a CDS encoding putative quinol monooxygenase gives MIHVVAHVTLRPGTAPVFLREFRDLAVLVRQEPGCVDYFPARDVDMGLHFQPLDPDRVTVLEKWTNRKALESHLRSGHMRGFEDRIKDIVLDMKLTIVEEV, from the coding sequence ATGATCCATGTCGTGGCCCATGTCACCCTCAGACCCGGCACCGCTCCTGTCTTCCTGCGGGAATTCCGCGATCTGGCCGTTCTGGTCCGCCAGGAACCGGGTTGCGTCGATTATTTTCCGGCCCGGGACGTCGACATGGGACTGCATTTCCAGCCCCTCGACCCGGACCGGGTCACGGTGCTGGAAAAATGGACCAACCGCAAAGCGCTGGAAAGCCACCTGCGCTCAGGCCACATGCGGGGATTCGAGGACAGGATCAAGGATATCGTGCTCGACATGAAGCTGACTATTGTTGAAGAAGTTTAG
- a CDS encoding DUF3592 domain-containing protein, with translation MFSTLRKMILLVLGIPFVILGTRFLLDAGQSALVHQAAASWTPITVELVSVDHFSSEDQALGNQTLVDYRYEFEGRAFEGQFSCIGDECPQTDLHLSLRAAQEEKRPVAALVDPDDPAQSLLYRNLYMPLFLLKAGVGLFCFLTGSVAVIFGVYLLSGAGATKGAK, from the coding sequence ATGTTTTCAACCTTGCGCAAAATGATTCTGCTCGTGCTGGGCATCCCCTTTGTCATCCTCGGCACCCGCTTCCTGCTGGATGCCGGACAAAGCGCCCTGGTCCATCAGGCCGCCGCATCATGGACGCCGATCACTGTCGAACTCGTTTCCGTGGATCATTTTTCCAGCGAGGACCAGGCGCTGGGCAACCAGACCCTGGTCGACTACCGCTACGAATTCGAAGGACGCGCCTTTGAGGGGCAATTCTCATGCATCGGCGATGAATGTCCGCAAACGGACCTGCACCTGTCCCTGCGCGCCGCGCAGGAAGAAAAGCGACCCGTGGCCGCGCTGGTCGATCCGGACGATCCCGCGCAATCCCTGCTTTACCGCAACCTTTACATGCCCCTCTTCCTGCTCAAGGCGGGGGTCGGCCTTTTCTGTTTCCTGACCGGCAGCGTGGCCGTCATATTCGGCGTCTATCTGTTGAGCGGGGCCGGCGCGACAAAGGGGGCCAAATGA
- a CDS encoding heavy-metal-associated domain-containing protein: protein MPVIKISGMSCAHCTGSVTKLLEATPGISGITVTLTPGQASFDATPEVNLDQVKEAIRKIGFDPQD, encoded by the coding sequence ATGCCAGTTATCAAAATTTCAGGAATGTCATGCGCCCACTGCACGGGTTCCGTGACCAAGCTGCTTGAGGCAACGCCCGGTATCTCGGGCATCACCGTGACCCTCACCCCCGGCCAGGCCAGCTTCGACGCCACGCCCGAGGTCAATCTCGACCAGGTCAAAGAAGCGATCCGCAAAATCGGCTTCGACCCGCAGGATTAG